CACCCTCGGCGCTACCGATAAATACAACCTGCAAACCGGCTTACCTCAATTCCCTGAAGGCTATGCCGAACCCGGGAAAAAGCCGCTGTACCCGCAACGCTACGCAGAGATCATGGGCGGACACATTCCAATTGATACAAACAACAAGAAGATGCCCACAAGCCTGAGACAAATCACGATTGGCTGGCATACCGCCAGAGAGATCAACTGGGTTCAGGCGGAATAGAGTCCAATTTAATGGTTTTATAAAGATTTAATCGATAGGCATTTAAAATATCGACCAACCTGCGAACCAGCCAATCGATTTGATCTTTGCTGATCTGATACCACGTACTGTCCGATGAAAGTTGAAGCACTGCAGAGTCAGGGGCAGAACCCGGACAAAAGTTCATATAGGCCACAGCATTCCCAAAGGCATCTTCTGCCTCAAAAGACAATAGAAAACAATGCTTCATTTCGCTCAGCTTCGTCATTGTTTGACCGCAAGTCTGATCATACAAAGTACAGGTAGGCGTAACTTTTGCCAGATTCTTCTTTTCAGCACCGGTAAAAAGCGTATTATCAAAAGTCGTCTCAGCCTTTTGCAACTTCACCAAAGCCGTACTGTTTACAAATGCAAGAATAAGATGATTGAACAACGCCATATCCAGTGAAATTTTAAAGTACTCTTTAGCTGGATAACCAAAAGAAACCTCTGAATTAGCCTGAGCCTGATGGAAGCCGTATAAAAAACTACCGCAATAGGAATAATTGTCCAGAAATACGTCTTGTCCTGTATATTTCCTTAAAAAATAATAATAAGCGCCTTTGTCACCAAGCATCGAGTCCGATAGAGTTTTCAGTGCATAGCCAGCTATCACCCATGCTCCACTATTTTTTAATGATGAAGCTAAAACACTCAGATCGTGGCTATTCTTTTTAAAAACGCCATCTACTTTATAATTTGTTATTTTTTTACCAAATGTTTCAATAGGCTTTCTCTTTATATACCAGCCTTCAATGTCACCTAGCTCTCTTTTTACGATTACTCTGACCGCCGCATACTTTGCCACCTTAAATGCTGAACGAAGCTCCTGATGATACATAAAACCGTTGTAGCCAATAAATCCAAGAGCAGCCAGAGCTGCGTTATCCCAGTGATGATAAATAAACTCTGACCAGGACATATTGATTTTTGAAAAAGCGTAAGAAAGATCCCTGGCCTCATCAACACTTAAGCAACCACCGGATGCACAATCACTTTGAGTAAGCATTGAAAGGCCATTTTTAACATCAGATGAAAGAGATAATGAGTCAAGAAACTCTGTTCGAACATCATCGTCTAATTTGTGCCTGTCCGGAAACCCTCAAGCACTTGAATACAGAAGCCTGCAGCCCCATATAGTTCATGAAGATTTCCCAAAACAGGCTGTTTTTCTCAATTTATGCGCCAAACCATCAACCCACAAATGCAGCTGGGAGAGATTGATATCTCTGCCATCACCTTCGACGCCAAATCGAGGGACGATATTCCCCGGCTATTGCGGGCTTTACAGCACATATGGACAAATATCGAACTGCGTAATCAGGTTTTTCAGGTACTCGATACCATGACCACCACTGACCAGAACAATGGTCGTCCCGGTATGGAGTTCTGGAAAATACTGGTGCTTGGCACACTTCGTTTGGTTACTAACTGCGACTACGACCGTCTGAGAGAGCTTGCCAATGAACATGGTTCTCTTAGACAAATGCTTGGCCACGGTCCTTACTGTACGCGCTCTTACCATATACAGACATTGCAGGATAATATCAGCCACTTCACCCCTGAAATTCTCGATCAGATCAATCAGGTCGTCGTGGCAGCAGGCCATATGCTGGTTAAAAAAAAGACGAACCGTTACATGGCCGTGCCGATTCGTTCGTAGTTAAAACCGATGTCCACTTCCCTACGGATATCAGCCTGTTGAGCGATGCTTGCCGTAAAAGTATCGAGTTTGCATCAACCCTTGCTGAACAATACCAGCTTCCGGGGTGGCGCCAGCGTGAATATCTCAAGAATCAACACCGTAAGCGTTACCACAAAGCGCGGAACCTGAAACACTCCGGCGCTTCCTGTGAGCTGAAAAAGCGCCTGCGACAGCACGATATTGAGATGGCTCATGTTGAGTACATCAAGTACAGCAGCGCCGTTCTGCACAAGGCGGAAGTGACCTTGTCTTTGTTGGTGAAGAAACAACCCGATGAACCAAGGCTGGAAAATCTCAAATACCACATTGCTCACGGCAAGCACCAGATAGCTCTGATTTACCGGCGAGTTATTGAGCACGAACAGATTCCCCATAGCGAGAAGATATTCTCGATTTTTGAACCACACACCGAGTGGATCAGCAAAGGCAAGGCCGGTACACCGGTAGAACTGGGGCTACGAGTTTGCGTGCTACAGGATCAATTTGGTTTTACTTTGCATCATCAGGTCATGCAAAAGCAAACAGACGACCAGGTTACTGTACCTATGGCAGAAGATGCTAAAAAGCGGTTTCCAGCATTGAATCAGGTGAGCTACGACAAGGGTTTCTGGAGCCCGGACAATCTTGAGAAGTTGGAAGCTCTTCTTGAACGTCCGGTTCTGCCCAAGAAAGGCAGACTGTCAGCCAGTGACAAAAAGCGTGAAACCCATCTGGAATTTATCCGGGCAAAAAGAAAACACTCAGCCGTGGAGTCGGATATAAATGCATTGGAATCCAACGGCCTCGATAAGTGTCCGGATAAAGGCATTGAGGGCTTTAAGCGATACGTTGCACTGGCTGTTGTTGCCGGCAATCTGAAACGGTTGGGCAAACTTCTTCTGACCAGAGATCGTCAATAGCTTTTCAGCCAGCTACCGGTCAGTTTTTGTTTTATCACGCCTGGCATGAGGGTTTTGCACGCTTCAGAAGTGGCATTTTTGCTTTTACTTCACGCTGCTGAGTACAAAAAATAGCCTCTACTTGCCATAACAGTAGAATTCAGCTGCGATGGGTGCATGACAGCCAGAATTCGCTGCGAATTTTCTGAGGTTTTCTGAAAGGCACTACTTAACGAACCTTTAGGCCGACCCGCCTGTCTCCCCTGTGCTTTCGCCCGTGCAAGCCCTTCTTTTGTGCGTTCAGAAATCAAATCCCGCTCAACTTGGGGTATCGGGCGCTTAGTATCAGTTAAATGTATACCGAAAAACCTGATTCACACGTCGCTCTAAGGTTTAGAGACTATTTTTTGATTGGTGTATACACCAAAGCGATACCCCAATTAAAAACCCCCCTGCAAGCCTTTAGTACCAAGGGTTAATCAGTGAAAGTTCATCAGGAAGACCGATAAACCAGCCTTGTTTGGGGTACTTTTCGGTACTAGCAATAAGGGCGCGCATTGCCAAGAAGGCGATTAAGAAGTTTACTCTGGTATCAATGGAAAAGGAGCCCAAAGCGGTACAAGGAACTGCGAAAGTAGGGAATCAGTGACAAACTGACAAGGCAAACGGTAGCTTCAGGAAAAGGGCACTGGCGAATGAGCCGGAGTCCAGCTCTACATATGGCGCTACCGAATAGTTGGTTTGACGGGTTAGGATTGATCAGGTTGTTGGCTGCTTAACTGGCCGAACCGCGTAGTACGGACCCGTACGCTGCGTGGTGTGGGAGGAGCGTAGCTGTGAGGCTACGCCCTATCCCGATTAGCTCTTGAGTAGTTCGCAGCAAGCTGCGGGGAATTAGACCCAAGGCTTCGCATTAAAAAACGAATGAAACAAAGGAACTTTACTGAAATCAGCCAATCTATACCTCCGTCAGGCAAGATCTGCTTATCTTGCCCTGAACCTGACATTAAGAGATTAAGGAGAATAACGATGTCATTTCCTATTTCAAGCCATTGTGACTCAATCTATGGTTGTTCTGGTACTCTACCAGAACAACCCACCGAATTTGACGAAGAAAAACGATGGGATTGCCGAAAGGTAAGAAAAAACATTCCCAGCAAAAACAGTAAAATAAAACCGCCTGCAGTCCGTGGTAAAAACTTTTCTGATATGTCGATAACAGAGCGCTTCGTTTTTGTTCTTAGTCTTTTGTCAGGTTTACAGTGCGTGTCTGCACAGAGCAGTAGAAAAAGTGACATTTGCAGTGTGGCCACCCCAACTAACAGTGAACTCAACACTTGCCCAAAAGCTGGCTTTTCAGACTGGGTCGCAACGTTAGAGAAAACCGGCCGAAAAGATGATTCACTGGCAGAGTATCTGGCAGATAAGTGCTCAGCATCCAAAGTAACAACCCGCAAAAAAAGATCTGCACCTAAAAGAAAAAGTCAGCCTCAATCCTGTCTCAAACCAGACCTGATGGAGCAGATCGGTCCAGTGGGCAGAATGACCGGTGTATATAAAAAGTCAGATGAGACCAGCATAGTGCTTGGCATTAAGAACCCTGAAACAGTTCATGTGATGAAAAAATATAAAGACCTTGTCAGTCTGGAATTCAAGACATTACAGTTAAAAAAGATTCTGGAACAGATTAATCAATACATCACTCAGAACAACAATGATTTTGGAATGCTTTCTTACGATGAGAAAGAACACGTTGTTAAAAATATGTACTATACCTTTCCTTTAACTACCTGTGTAAAAGGCCTATTTGATGAACTCGACAGCTACGATACGGCATTAAAAGAAATTTTCATGTACCAGAAAGAATTAGGAGATTATAAAGCCTATGCCAAAGAACTGGATGGATTAATAAAAGGACGCAATGTCGTATTGTCGAGATTATTAAAATCATTAAAAAATGATCTTAATACATTGAAAAGATATACATCAGCCGCATTAAAATTTAATAGCGACAGTAAAGGAAGTAATTTTAAAAAACACAAAAAATACATTGATTCTCAGTTTAAAAAATTAGAAGCTGTTATTAGTCCTGCAGAAATAAAAAGGCTTTTCCAACAATGCTTGAAGAATCAAAAAAAATGCCATGACGAGAAAAAGCAGGCTGAAGCCAAAGAGATTGCTGAAAGAGTCAGAGCCAGGAGAGAAGCAAACAAGAAGAGCCTTGGTATGAAGTTACTTAATTTATTTTCTGTAACTTACTTAGTATCTCTGATGAGCCTGATAGGTTCTTCACTTGTAATAATTCCTTTACCAAGAAAAATAACCCGTTACTTCGCCTCCAGAAAAAAAATAGATACTAGCCCGAATATTTCATAAAAGGAGGCAAGTTCCGCCCAATCACTTGATATAATTGGGTCGAACAAAAGAAAGCTTCGGAAGAAGCAAACCGGAACTTGCCATGCCCAAATCTACACAAGAACAGCTTCGTTTTCATCCCTCAAATGGAAAAACCATCCGGGCAGACTTCAATGGTGGGGAGTTATCTTCTGACTTTGGCACTCTGCTGCTACGGGAAACCATTCTGCAGAGCGGTCTTATCTGCAAAATGACTGATGCCATCAATGACAGACGCCATCAATCCTATATCGACCACTCCCTGAAAGAACTTCTGGTTCAGCGGGTTCTGCAAATGGCCTGCGGCTATGAAGATGCCAACGACAGTAACCGTTTGCGTAAAGACCCTATGTTCAAACTGGCCACTGGTCGCAATCCGTTGGACAGCGATAACCATCTCGCATCAGCGCCCACTTTTACCCGGCTGGGACAATCTATGACCCGCTCCGACATTTACAGGATGGCTGAAGCATTTGTGCATCACTTTATCAGCAGTTACAAGCTGCCACCTCCGGTGATCGTTATCGATCTTGATCATACACCGGCCATTACTCATGGTGGCCAGCAGATGAACCTGTTTAATGCCAAATATCAGGACTACTGCTACTTGCCCCTGATGATTTTTGAGGGACTCAGCGGCAAGCTGATTACGGCGATTCTTCGTCCGGGGAAAACCCCAACGGGCAAGGAAAATGCAGCCATTCTCGAACGGGTCATTCGGCTGCTTCGGAAAAAGTGGCCGAAAACCCATCTACTGGTTCGGGGAGACAGCCACTTCGCTCAACCGGAGTTAATGTGGGTGGTTCAGAATGCCCCTCATTCGGATTATGTCCTGGGCAAAGGTGCAGGCCACAAAACGGCTTTGCGGCCAAAAGCCAAAGAGTTGTTGGATGAAGCGCGTCAAGCTCTGAAGGTCAAGACTGAGCTGGCAAGACTGAACAACATGCCAGAACCTGATCGGCTCAGACTTTACGGGGAAGCAGAATACCAGGCCAAGAGCTGGAAAGGTCTCGATACCCGGATAATTTACAAGGCGGAGGTCAACCAAAAAGGCGACAACCCTCGTTTCATTGTGACGTCGATGAAGGAAGCTTCTCCAGAGGTAATTTATGAAGAGCTTTACTGTCCAAGAGGACAGGATGAGAACTTCATCAAACATCTGAAAAGTGATCTGTCCGGCGACAGATTGTCCGATCAGGGCTTTTTGGCTAACCATTTGAGAATGTTTTATGCCTGTGCCGCTTATGTTTTGCACTATGAGTTAAGAACCAAGACTTTGAAAGGTACGGAGCTGGAAAAAGCGCAGCCATCAACGGTGATCATGAAGCTCTGTAAAGTTGCAGTCAAAGTGGTTGAATATAAAGACCGAATTAAACTTCATCTGCCGCGTAGCTGCCCATTCAAGAGGCTTTTGCAGCATGTGACAGAAGTCTTTTACCAGATGCCGATACTTCGACCGGGGTAGCAACTTTCATAAGACTCAATCAAGGTACATAGCAACCAGATGAAAGAGCCTTGGGGCTTTCCGTTATCCTGAAATAGCAGGATTCGTTGATTAGCGTCTAATCTGTAAGCAAGTATGGGCTGCAATGTCTTTCACATGGTTAACAGAGCAACAGGCTTGCGGAAAAGTCCAAAATTAAGAGGATGGGATGGTAGTTGCTGCTTGTTTATGAAATATCCGGGCTAGTCGTATATTGAAAAAAATAATCGAAGATACGAAAACAAAGATACCAAAAAACTTTGAAAAATCTATGAATGAGTGTGATCGTGCAGAAGCAACAAAAAATATAAACCCGGCAAGCAGTAATTTAAAGCTGTATCCTGAGGGCTGGAAGCAGGCAAGTCTATCGAAATATCTTGATGTACGACAGGCTAAGCCAAAAAAGGGGTGCAATTAAAAGTGTTCCTGACATGTTAGGTTTTCCATTTTTTAAAGCCCTAACCCTGCAGAAATGCTCGGAACAAAATTCCGAAAAATCATGATTTCAGCATTCTCGGAACACTTTTAATTGCACCCCCAAAAAAGCGTCCCAAGCGAGGTCTTCGGGCAATAACTGAGAAACTTAAGGATATTGTTATGCCAAAAGACAAGGTGCCTCAAATGCCATGGAAAGCGGATATACCAATAAATCACCAATGCATTAAACCTATTTACAGAAAAGGCTTGAATCCATCAAGCCAACAAACTGATCCAAAAAACATTGTTGCCTATGCCTATTTTGACCCTTCATCAGATGCAATCAAAAGCACAATATCCGATGATGCCATTCAAAAAATGCAAAGCATTCATGAAGATGGTCGTTATGCGTCGCATGAGAAAAGCGCTACAGGCTACAAATGCTTTAAATATAAAAAAGAGCTTTTATGGGAGTTTAAAGTGGCTGGAGAAGAACGAGTGTATGGCTTAACGATTCCAGCGAACGAAGAGGGGAGACAAGCGGGCGTCGCTCCCCTGGTTATATTCGACACAACATTGAATAAAAAATTATAAACGACAACCGGCACTTATACTGTATGCGCCAATAAAAGTAGCGTCATAGCCAACTCACACAGACAGGCTTATTCTTGAGATGCCTTCACTGCCCAAGGTAGAAGCTGCTCCAGTTTCTCAACTGTGTCAGCATAAGGCAGCTCTTTTAGAATGTGGCCTAGTGCTGGAAAGCTCAAATATCCATACACTCTTATGCTTGCAGAGGCCGAGCCCGATAAGTCCACTTAAAAGGCTTGGCCATCCGCTCATTGAAGAAATCTACAAAACCATGAAGTCTGGTTTTTAGGTCTTCAGTTGGGTGCTCTCTCTGACTGATTGAAACAAAAGTACGCATTTTAAGCGACTATTATGAAGACAACTTATTATCGCTAAATCCTGCCATCATGCCTGCATCCGTCATTGCCCGTCAGTCAAAAACTATCGTACTGCAAATTGAAGTACCCATTGAATCTAACAACATGCTGAGTCTTGAAGATGGATTGCAGCGAGCGTTGAATGAGGCAGGAGTACTTGGCACTCAAGAATTATTAAAGTTGTTTGAACCACCCAACAACGAACCTATTGTCCTTAACCAGCAAAAATGGAGCTATAAGGGGAAAGTGCTAAAGCACTACGAAACCCTTTACGGATGCGTGCCCATGGAACGCTCTGTCTATCAGGGTGTCAGAGGTGGAGTCACTCTGGCTCCGCTTGATTATCACTCTGGGATTGTTGGCTCAGCTACGCCCAAATTTGCAAAAACTCTCGCCTGGAAGTACAGCCAGATGCCTGCTCCCGCAGTAAAAGAAGATTTTGAAACCAACCATCAAAGAGTGTTGTCAAACTCCTATATCAAGCACTTATCCGACAGGGTCTGTGCATTAATTGAAGATCAAAAAAAGACTCGTTATGATTTACCGCCGTTACCAGAGGCAGTGGAAACCATTGCTATAGGACTTGATGGCACCTGCATGCTGCTTTGCGAAGAAGGCTGGCGAGAAGCCATGTGTGGAACCTTAAGCCTTTATTCTGCCAATGGCGACAGACTTCACACAATCTACACCGCCAGTTCGCCTGAATATGGTAAACAAAGCTTTATGAACAAGCTGGACGATGAGATTGCGGATCTCAAACGTCTCTATCCGCAAGCAACATACATTGGCGTAGCCGATGGAGCTAAAGAAAACTGGCGATACCTGAAGCAGCATACCTCAGCTCAAATACTCGATTTTTTTCATGCCTCAGAGTATCTGGGAGGAGTGGCAGAAGCGTTGTTTCCGAGCAGTAAAGCCAAGAGAAAGCAGTGGCTTGAAGACAAGCTCCACAACCTGAAAAACAAGCGAGGGGCAGCCAAAAAAATACTGAAAGAAATTGAATCTGCCGAACTCCCGAAAAAGACTACTGCACTGATAGAGAAGCGTTACAAGGCGGTGACCTATTTTACGAACAACCATCATTTGATGAAATACCATCAAGCCCTGAAACATAACTGGCCGATAGGCTCTGGAGTGACAGAAGCTGCTTGTAAGACATTGGTCAAACAACGGCTGTGTGGTTCAGGTATGAGGTGGAAACCAGCAGGTGCAGAAGTTCTTCTTGAAACGAGGTCTTTGATCCAGAGTAAAGGGCGTTGGAATCAACTTTGGTCTAGCTTTATGTCAGGCAGGATGATAGTTGATTTTTGAATCAACTATCAAATTGAGAGAGCACCCAGCTCTTGAGACCCCCGAAGCCAATACAGCATCAACTCCGGATGACAGTGTCGCCACCAGCGGACTCAACACCTCGCCCAAGCCCAAAACAATGCTCGATGTTCTGCAAGCCATTGGAGCCAAAGCCACCCAGAGCAGGCAGGACAATCAATGCTTTAATACTAGCGAAAGCCTGACCGGAAGACACAGAGTCGAAGAGCTGGATAGCTATACATCACTCGACAGCTCACATAACTACCCTTACTTTTCTTACAATACCTGCAATTTTCAGACAGTCACCCCTCTGTCAGAGGTGCTCTGAATGGTGCTCACACAAAAAAGCCCCCTGTCATTACTGACAGAGGGCTTCGTCAAAAACTAACAGCACTGGTTAATATTATTTCCAACCAGCCACTGCGCCGCCCTTGAACAGTTCTTCCGCTTTCGCTTCAACAGGCTCAGACTGGAAAGACTTCACCAGCTTGGCAATGCGCTCGTCTTCTTTGTTGTCTTCACGACTGACAATGATGTTCACATAAGGAGAATCCTTACCTTCCACCAGCAGAGCATCGCGGGTTGGCAGCAAACCTGCAGCTACAGAATAAGTGGAGTTAATGAATGCCAGATCAACATCATCCATGGAACGTGGCAACTGGGCTGCATCCAGCTCGATAAAACGCAGATTTTTAGGGTTCTCGATGATATCAGCCGGGGTCGCTTCCAGATTGTTCACATCTCTCAGCGTGATCAGACCTTCATTGTGCAGCAGGATCAGCGTACGACCTTCGTTACTTGGGTCGTTAGGAATGGACACACGAGCACCATCTTTCAGTTCGCTGATATCACTGATCTTGTTGGAGTAAGCACCGATCGGATAAACAAAGGTGTTGCCCACTACCGCCAGGTCAAAACCACGGTCGTTCACCATGCTGTCCAGATAAGGGCGATGCTGGAACGCATTGGCATCAATGGAACCATCAGCCAGAGCCATGTTCGGTGAAATGTAGTCAGAAAACTCTACCAGTTCGACCTTTACACCGTAATCCGCTTCAGCATTGGCAGCAGCCACTTTCATTACGTCCGCTTCAGGACCGGCAATCACACCGACTTTCAGGGCACCGTCTGCTGAATCACTGCCACCGCAGCCTGCCAGCATGGCGCTGGCGGCAATCACTACTGTACCGGCCAAAGCTTTTAATTGTTTGATAGCCTTCATTGCTACTCCTCCAAATGAGTGCTTTTATAGTTAATGACTTTTTGAGTTAATGACTTCTGTCGAAATACGTCTGCAAACGATCACCGGCAGACTGAACCAGCTGTACCAGCACAATCAGAACGACAACTGTCGCCAGCATGATCACGCCGTCAAAGCGTTGATAACCGTAACGAATACCCAGATCACCCAGACCGCCACCACCAATGGCACCCGCCATAGCTGAATAGCCAACCAGCGTCACCAGAGTAATGGTCATACCATTAATCAGGCCCGGACGGGCTTCAGGCAACAGTACCCGGGTAATAATTTGCAGAGGTGTCGCCCCCATGGCCTGTGCTGCTTCAATCAGGCCACCCGGCACTTCATTGATGGCACCTTCAGCAATACGTGCCACAAACGGAATAGCAGCCAGCGTCAGCGGTACAATCGCTGCCGTGGTTCCGATGGAAGTACCCACCAGCATTCGGGTCAGTGGAATAATCGCCACCATCAAAATAATAAACGGCACAGAACGTGTTGCATTGACCACCGCACCCAGAACCATATTAATCAACGGACTGGCCATAAAACGGCCTGGCTTGGTGATGTACAGCAGCACCCCCAACGGGATACCAAACACAAAACTCATCAGACCGGACAGACCGGTCATATAAATCGTTTCCCAGAGTGAACGAGCCAGTAATGCCCAGGAATCAGCCGACATAACCTACCACCTCTACTTGTACATTTTCGCTCAGGAAATCCAGAGACGCTTCAATGGAGGGTTCGTCTCCTGTTACCTCGACCATCAGGAAGCCCATCACCTTGTCATGAACGGTTTCAATATCCGCCTGAAGAATGACAAAATCCGTATCGAACTTTCTTGCTGCCTGAGTAATCAGGGGCTCAACCACTCGCTGACCCACAAATGTAATGCGAATCACCGGATTGGCTCCGGGTGTTTTCTCCTGCTGGAAACGGCTTTCCACTTCAGCCACAGGTTTCTCATGAATCGCACTGCGAACGAACTCACGAGCCAGTTCGGTTTTCGGATTCAGGAAAAACTGTTCAACGTCGTTTTCTTCAATCAGACAACCATGGCTTAGAATGGCTACACGATCACAAATGCTTTTCACCACATCCATTTCGTGAGTAATGATCAGTACGGTGATTTTCAGCTGACGATTAATGTCTTTCAGCAGAGCCAGAATCGAAGCAGTGGTCTGCGGGTCGAGCGCCGAAGTCGCCTCGTCGCACAACAGTACTTTAGGCTTGCTGGCCAGCGCACGGGCAATGGCTACCCTTTGTTTTTGACCACCGGATAACTGGGACGGATAGCTGTCGCGCTTGTCCGACAAACCGGTCAGTTCCAGCAACGGCAGCACCGCCTCATCAATCGCCTGACGACTGGCACCAGCCAGTTCCAGAGGCAGTGCGATGTTGTCAAACACCGTACGACTGGACAGCAGGTTGAAGTGCTGGAAGATCATGCCAATATTGCGACGGGCATCGCGCAACTGCCGGTCATTGAGCTGCATCAGATCCTGACCATCGA
Above is a window of Endozoicomonas montiporae CL-33 DNA encoding:
- a CDS encoding ISNCY family transposase (programmed frameshift), translating into MRQTINPQMQLGEIDISAITFDAKSRDDIPRLLRALQHIWTNIELRNQVFQVLDTMTTTDQNNGRPGMEFWKILVLGTLRLVTNCDYDRLRELANEHGSLRQMLGHGPYCTRSYHIQTLQDNISHFTPEILDQINQVVVAAGHMLVKKKDEPLHGRADSFVVKTDVHFPTDISLLSDACRKSIEFASTLAEQYQLPGWRQREYLKNQHRKRYHKARNLKHSGASCELKKRLRQHDIEMAHVEYIKYSSAVLHKAEVTLSLLVKKQPDEPRLENLKYHIAHGKHQIALIYRRVIEHEQIPHSEKIFSIFEPHTEWISKGKAGTPVELGLRVCVLQDQFGFTLHHQVMQKQTDDQVTVPMAEDAKKRFPALNQVSYDKGFWSPDNLEKLEALLERPVLPKKGRLSASDKKRETHLEFIRAKRKHSAVESDINALESNGLDKCPDKGIEGFKRYVALAVVAGNLKRLGKLLLTRDRQ
- a CDS encoding IS1380 family transposase yields the protein MPKSTQEQLRFHPSNGKTIRADFNGGELSSDFGTLLLRETILQSGLICKMTDAINDRRHQSYIDHSLKELLVQRVLQMACGYEDANDSNRLRKDPMFKLATGRNPLDSDNHLASAPTFTRLGQSMTRSDIYRMAEAFVHHFISSYKLPPPVIVIDLDHTPAITHGGQQMNLFNAKYQDYCYLPLMIFEGLSGKLITAILRPGKTPTGKENAAILERVIRLLRKKWPKTHLLVRGDSHFAQPELMWVVQNAPHSDYVLGKGAGHKTALRPKAKELLDEARQALKVKTELARLNNMPEPDRLRLYGEAEYQAKSWKGLDTRIIYKAEVNQKGDNPRFIVTSMKEASPEVIYEELYCPRGQDENFIKHLKSDLSGDRLSDQGFLANHLRMFYACAAYVLHYELRTKTLKGTELEKAQPSTVIMKLCKVAVKVVEYKDRIKLHLPRSCPFKRLLQHVTEVFYQMPILRPG
- a CDS encoding ISKra4 family transposase, translating into MPASVIARQSKTIVLQIEVPIESNNMLSLEDGLQRALNEAGVLGTQELLKLFEPPNNEPIVLNQQKWSYKGKVLKHYETLYGCVPMERSVYQGVRGGVTLAPLDYHSGIVGSATPKFAKTLAWKYSQMPAPAVKEDFETNHQRVLSNSYIKHLSDRVCALIEDQKKTRYDLPPLPEAVETIAIGLDGTCMLLCEEGWREAMCGTLSLYSANGDRLHTIYTASSPEYGKQSFMNKLDDEIADLKRLYPQATYIGVADGAKENWRYLKQHTSAQILDFFHASEYLGGVAEALFPSSKAKRKQWLEDKLHNLKNKRGAAKKILKEIESAELPKKTTALIEKRYKAVTYFTNNHHLMKYHQALKHNWPIGSGVTEAACKTLVKQRLCGSGMRWKPAGAEVLLETRSLIQSKGRWNQLWSSFMSGRMIVDF
- a CDS encoding MetQ/NlpA family ABC transporter substrate-binding protein, whose translation is MKAIKQLKALAGTVVIAASAMLAGCGGSDSADGALKVGVIAGPEADVMKVAAANAEADYGVKVELVEFSDYISPNMALADGSIDANAFQHRPYLDSMVNDRGFDLAVVGNTFVYPIGAYSNKISDISELKDGARVSIPNDPSNEGRTLILLHNEGLITLRDVNNLEATPADIIENPKNLRFIELDAAQLPRSMDDVDLAFINSTYSVAAGLLPTRDALLVEGKDSPYVNIIVSREDNKEDERIAKLVKSFQSEPVEAKAEELFKGGAVAGWK
- a CDS encoding methionine ABC transporter permease — its product is MSADSWALLARSLWETIYMTGLSGLMSFVFGIPLGVLLYITKPGRFMASPLINMVLGAVVNATRSVPFIILMVAIIPLTRMLVGTSIGTTAAIVPLTLAAIPFVARIAEGAINEVPGGLIEAAQAMGATPLQIITRVLLPEARPGLINGMTITLVTLVGYSAMAGAIGGGGLGDLGIRYGYQRFDGVIMLATVVVLIVLVQLVQSAGDRLQTYFDRSH
- a CDS encoding methionine ABC transporter ATP-binding protein, with the protein product MIELKNLNKVFKAGNKEVKAVDGINLSVPEGSIYGVIGSSGAGKSTLIRCVNLLERPTSGQVMVDGQDLMQLNDRQLRDARRNIGMIFQHFNLLSSRTVFDNIALPLELAGASRQAIDEAVLPLLELTGLSDKRDSYPSQLSGGQKQRVAIARALASKPKVLLCDEATSALDPQTTASILALLKDINRQLKITVLIITHEMDVVKSICDRVAILSHGCLIEENDVEQFFLNPKTELAREFVRSAIHEKPVAEVESRFQQEKTPGANPVIRITFVGQRVVEPLITQAARKFDTDFVILQADIETVHDKVMGFLMVEVTGDEPSIEASLDFLSENVQVEVVGYVG